A single region of the Zygotorulaspora mrakii chromosome 4, complete sequence genome encodes:
- a CDS encoding uncharacterized protein (intron location uncertain), producing the protein MKLLVINFSVINILLLISCLLSVTTGLPALMSDKNEDYGLMKRSSSPSCCKITNGCPNLDFSWRTNQQGIMPYTLSVVGVQWRGGNVYDLTIHVKGRESIPINTLWGLQINGINGPTRNIVLYSLNTSPPTRLITDPTDYTVTFQVFANADSSGRVWMPNFQFHYEYCQSTAYQYCQNKWKWGTSTFDMNMGCNNYDNQGHSQTNMPGFYWLANCQDESACLTTSTNTYSTLSTNSVGSDGKSTPLVVYQVQTPTVDPITSTSFTAYHGKATSTVGTTTQFSVGSDSLTTPYVIYTVQTPTVDPITSTSFTAYHGKATSTVGTTTEYSIGSDSLTTPYVIYTVQTPTVDPITSTSFTAYHGKATSTVGTTTQFSVGSDSLTTPYVIYTVQTPTVDPITSTSFTAYHGKATSTVGTTTEYSIGSDSLTTPYVIYTVQTPTVDPITSTSFTAYHGKATSTVGTTTQFSVGSDSLTTPYVIYTVQTPTVDPITSTSFTAYHGKATSTVGTTTEYSIGSDSLTTPYVIYTVQTPTVDPITSTSFTAYHGKATSTVGTTTEYSIGSDSLTTPYVIYTVQTPTVDPITSTSFTAYHGKATSTVGTTTEYSIGSDSLTTPYVIYTVQTPTVDPITSTSFTAYHGKATSTVGTTTQFSVGSDSLTTPYVIYTVQTPTVDPITSTSFTAYHGKATSTVGTTTEYSIGSDSLTTPYVIYTVQTPTVDPITSTSFTAYHGKATSTVGTTTQFSVGSDSLTTPYVIYTVQTPTVDPITSTSFTAYHGKATSTVGTTTEYSIGSDSLTTPYVIYTVQTPTVDPITNTSFTAYHGKATSTVGTTTQFSVGSDSLTTPYVIYTVQTPTVDPITSTSFTAYHGKATSTVGTTTEYSIGSDSLTTPYVIYTVQTPTVDLITSVSLTTIASSILETSSHVNNSATNSDSISSEIPPSHLYTGENGTTSSACHVVYSSWTGNITSTYSTGKTIETGSAGITTLADVYYVLIPSSSSSYNTGVISASSTTAEPLNSSSSYTKNVSSTAYLSSRNTTLVSSSTFAGNSSLYVSSTATVSSSDATLVSSSTFAGNSSVDLSTTATVSSSDATLVSSSTFAGNSSVDLSTTTTVSSSDATLVSSSTFGGNSSLYVPSTATVSSSDATLVSSSTFAGNSSLYVPSTATVSSSDATLVSSSTFAGNSSLYVPSTATVSSSDATLVSSSTFAGNSSLYVPSTATVSSSDATLVSSSTFAGNSSADLSSTATVSSIELSSLETYTNEESIATSERHVVYSSWTGNITSTYSTGKTIETGSAGITTLADVYYVLIPSSLSSYSSTPMSISSVAGDISGPSSSSRSTFSTGSASSSDSFVNESASSGSPTVLSSDSSVTGMQSSTVNSSFSESITISVSQDSGSSGRASYSSATLSYLSTESSSSFKFITVSAPQESSYSSVLASFSETPSYSLSESSSFPKVSSTTEVLSSAGLSSTIASLPFASSSVESSSSSSSTGLSSNYATTVLPSIQSVSFASGVPTNSIVVTSRSSASIENSYGGTLSSESSLDVTHYTPWTGTFTSTYSTGYETVSLSNGVVRTSTVYLVETPLVYYRNTTTVAGASYFIESGTSTQKSVALPSTEIHSSVQSVPSSSAIALQSKSYGSDSTTLGSSSLGESRIVTNTILSRSILTEVTPTLSSTPTQTNLLSSSSLSSESQQGATDQSSPSSLLVSSFPTPADPSTANTLSFETSKVTSVLLISSSSLTDASQVASSVSSSTATSLETSQGGPTASFSSVSSLETSEITTLSHSLTTSLMDASQVTSSVSSSTATSLETSETTTLSHSLATSLTDASQGTSSVSSSTATSLETSQGGPTASFSSVSSLETSEITTLSHSLTTSLMDASQVTSSVSSSTATSLEKSETTTLSHSLATSLTDASQGTSSVSSSTATSLETSQRGPTASFSSVSSLETSEITTLSHSLTTSLMDASQVTSSVSSSTATSLEKSETTTLSHSLATSLTDASQVTSSIPSSVMPSLETSRATRNSPSKTSSVSTQCNTLNGARSTSSPAGRSQEHPDLTSSGGSSMQSAHPSQTLVSLSGLLVEASQSNQVSHTTSIPVTTGDSSSATISTTSTLNPTSKPTESGTKTYSNTEHSSFSAETAGVNTSFDHLSLQISSQNGLNYETTTLASQVHSTSSGFNPLTTSHSISNPITSQYEGSAATKRVGSLFFLFAAIPLAFF; encoded by the exons ATGAAGCTTTTGGTAATAAATTTTTCGGtaataaatattttgctgCTTATATCATGCTTACTCTCTGTTACCACTGGTCTTCCAGCACTGATGAGcgataaaaatgaagacTATGGtctgatgaaaagaagttcATCACCCTCATGCTGTAAAATTACAAACGGTTGTCCCAATCTAGATTTCTCTTGGAGAACAAATCAGCAGGGAATTATGCCATATACTCTCAGCGTCGTTGGAGTTCAATGGCGTGGAGGTAACGTTTATGACTTAACTATCCATGTGAAAGGTAGAGAGAGTATACCAATAAATACACTATGGGGCCTCCAAATCAATGGAATCAATGGGCCCACTAGGAACATAGTGTTATACAGTCTTAATACATCACCCCCCACTAGACTAATCACAGATCCTACGGATTACACTGTAACTTTTCAGGTATTCGCGAATGCTGATAGTTCTGGAAGGGTTTGGATGCCAAATTTTCAGTTCCATTACGAGTATTGTCAAAGTACCGCTTACCAATATTGTCAAAACAAATGGAAATGGGGAACATCCACTTTTGACATGAATATGGGATGTAATAACTATGATAATCAAGGGCACTCACAAACGAATATGCCGGGATTCTATTGGCTAGCAAATTGCCAAGATGAGAGTGCCTGCCTCACAACT TCAACAAACACATACAGTACACTTTCAACAAACAGCGTTGGTTCAGATGGCAAATCAACGCCACTAGTTGTGTATCAAGTTCAGACCCCAACTGTTGATCCAATCACCAGCACATCATTCACAGCGTACCATGGAAAGGCTACTTCCACTGTCGGCACAACAACCCAATTCTCCGTTGGTTCCGACAGCTTGACCACACCATATGTGATCTACACAGTGCAAACACCAACTGTTGATCCAATCACCAGCACATCATTCACAGCGTACCATGGAAAGGCTACTTCCACTGTCGGCACCACAACCGAGTATTCTATCGGTTCCGACAGCTTGACCACCCCATATGTGATTTATACGGTGCAAACACCAACTGTTGATCCAATCACCAGCACATCATTCACAGCGTACCATGGAAAGGCTACTTCCACTGTCGGCACAACAACCCAATTCTCCGTTGGTTCCGACAGCTTGACCACCCCATATGTGATCTACACAGTGCAAACACCAACTGTTGACCCAATCACCAGCACATCATTCACAGCGTACCATGGAAAGGCTACTTCCACTGTCGGCACAACAACCGAGTATTCTATCGGTTCCGACAGCTTGACCACCCCATATGTGATCTACACAGTGCAAACACCAACTGTTGATCCAATCACCAGCACATCATTTACTGCGTACCATGGAAAGGCTACTTCCACTGTCGGCACAACAACCCAATTCTCCGTTGGTTCCGACAGCTTGACCACACCATATGTGATCTACACAGTGCAAACACCAACTGTTGATCCAATCACCAGCACATCATTCACAGCGTACCATGGAAAGGCTACTTCCACTGTCGGCACCACAACCGAGTATTCTATCGGTTCCGACAGCTTGACCACCCCATATGTGATTTATACGGTGCAAACACCAACTGTTGACCCAATCACCAGCACATCATTCACTGCGTACCATGGAAAGGCTACTTCCACTGTCGGCACAACAACCGAGTATTCTATCGGTTCCGACAGCTTGACCACACCATATGTGATCTACACAGTGCAAACACCAACTGTTGATCCAATCACCAGCACATCATTCACAGCGTACCATGGAAAGGCTACTTCCACTGTCGGCACCACAACCGAGTATTCTATCGGTTCCGACAGCTTGACCACCCCATATGTGATTTATACGGTGCAAACACCAACTGTTGATCCAATCACCAGCACATCATTCACAGCGTACCATGGAAAGGCTACTTCCACTGTCGGCACAACAACCCAATTCTCCGTTGGTTCCGACAGCTTGACCACACCATATGTGATCTACACAGTGCAAACACCAACTGTTGATCCAATCACCAGCACATCATTCACAGCGTACCATGGAAAGGCTACTTCCACTGTCGGCACCACAACCGAGTATTCTATCGGTTCCGACAGCTTGACCACCCCATATGTGATTTATACGGTGCAAACACCAACTGTTGATCCAATCACCAGCACATCATTCACAGCGTACCATGGAAAGGCTACTTCCACTGTCGGCACAACAACCCAATTCTCCGTTGGTTCCGACAGCTTGACCACCCCATATGTGATCTACACAGTGCAAACACCAACTGTTGACCCAATCACCAGCACATCATTTACTGCGTACCATGGAAAGGCTACTTCCACTGTCGGCACAACAACCGAGTATTCTATCGGTTCCGACAGCTTGACCACCCCATATGTGATCTACACAGTGCAAACACCAACTGTTGATCCAATCACCAACACATCATTTACTGCGTACCATGGAAAGGCTACTTCCACTGTCGGCACAACAACCCAATTCTCCGTTGGTTCCGACAGCTTGACCACACCATATGTGATCTACACAGTGCAAACACCAACTGTTGATCCAATCACCAGCACATCATTCACTGCGTACCATGGAAAGGCTACTTCCACTGTCGGCACCACAACCGAGTATTCTATCGGTTCCGACAGCTTGACCACCCCATATGTGATCTACACAGTGCAAACACCAACTGTCGATCTGATTACTAGTGTCTCACTCACTACAATCGCGAGCTCAATTTTGGAGACTAGTTCACACGTAAACAATTCTGCAACGAACAGTGACTCTATTTCTAGCGAGATTCCTCCAAGTCATTTGTACACAGGTGAAAACGGTACTACCTCAAGCGCATGCCATGTGGTTTATTCATCATGGACGGGGAACATCACTTCCACATACTCCACAGGAAAAACAATTGAGACTGGATCTGCGGGAATCACCACACTTGCAGATGTTTATTATGTTCTGATTCCTTCGAGTTCATCCAGTTACAACACTGGTGTGATAAGCGCTTCCTCGACTACAGCTGAACCGTTAAAttcgtcttcatcataCACTAAAAATGTTTCTTCCACAGCTTATTTATCTTCAAGAAATACAACTTTGGTCAGTTCTTCCACCTTTGCAGGCAACTCTTCATTGTATGTGTCTTCTACAGCTACAGTTTCTTCCAGTGATGCAACTTTGGTCAGTTCTTCCACCTTTGCAGGTAACTCTTCGGTGGACCTATCTACTACAGCTACAGTTTCTTCAAGTGATGCAACTTTGGTCAGTTCTTCCACCTTTGCAGGAAACTCTTCGGTGGACCTATCTACTACAACTACAGTTTCTTCCAGTGATGCAACTTTGGTCAGTTCTTCCACCTTTGGAGGTAACTCTTCATTGTACGTGCCCTCTACAGCTACAGTTTCTTCCAGTGATGCAACTTTGGTCAGTTCTTCCACCTTTGCAGGCAACTCTTCATTGTACGTGCCCTCTACAGCTACAGTTTCTTCCAGTGATGCAACTTTGGTCAGTTCTTCCACCTTTGCAGGCAACTCTTCATTGTACGTGCCCTCTACAGCTACAGTTTCTTCCAGTGATGCAACTTTGGTCAGTTCTTCCACCTTTGCAGGCAACTCTTCATTGTACGTGCCCTCTACAGCTACAGTTTCTTCCAGTGATGCAACTTTGGTCAGTTCTTCCACCTTTGCAGGTAACTCTTCGGCGGACTTATCTTCTACAGCTACAGTTTCCTCAATTGAACTTTCTTCATTGGAAACCTATACGAATGAAGAGAGCATCGCCACAAGTGAACGCCATGTTGTTTATTCATCATGGACGGGGAATATCACTTCCACATACTCCACAGGGAAAACAATCGAGACTGGATCTGCGGGGATCACCACACTTGCAGATGTTTATTATGTTCTGATTCCTTCGAGTTTATCCAGTTACAGCAGTACTCCGATGAGTATTTCATCTGTTGCGGGTGATATCTCAGgcccttcttcttcttcaaggaGCACTTTTTCAACTGGTAGCGCATCTAGCTCTGATTCTTTCGTCAACGAATCTGCATCTAGCGGGTCACCCACTGTCTTATCTTCAGATAGTTCGGTCACAGGTATGCAGTCTTCTACAGTCAATTCCTCTTTCTCTGAATCCATTACAATCAGCGTTTCACAAGATTCTGGCTCCTCCGGTAGAGCCAGTTATTCGTCTGCAACTCTGTCATACCTCTCAACAGAATCATCCAGTTCTTTTAAATTCATTACTGTTAGTGCTCCACAAGAGAGCAGCTACTCTAGTGTACTcgcttctttttctgaaacTCCATCATACTCCTTATCAGAATCATCTTCCTTTCCCAAAGTATCTTCCACGACAGAAGTTCTGTCATCAGCTGGATTATCATCTACAATAGCCTCTTTGCCCTTCGCCTCTTCTTCAGTAGAATCAAGTTCAAGCTCTTCTTCCACTGGTTTATCGAGTAATTATGCTACAACGGTACTCCCCAGTATTCAATCAGTTTCTTTTGCTAGCGGTGTCCCAACCAACAGCATCGTGGTCACCTCCAGGAGTAGCGCGTCTATTGAGAACTCTTACGGAGGTACACTTTCGAGTGAATCTTCACTAGATGTCACTCACTATACACCCTGGACAGGGACTTTTACATCAACATACTCCACTGGGTATGAAACGGTATCGCTATCAAATGGGGTGGTCAGAACGTCCACCGTTTATCTCGTTGAAACACCCCTTGTTTACTACAGAAACACTACTACTGTAGCAGGTGCTTCTTATTTTATTGAAAGCGGCACGTCAACTCAAAAATCTGTCGCTCTCCCTTCTACGGAAATCCATTCATCAGTACAGAGTGTGCCTTCCTCCTCTGCCATAGCCTTACAATCAAAGTCATATGGTAGTGACAGCACAACTCTCGGAAGCAGTTCATTGGGAGAATCCAGAATTGTCACGAATACGATCCTATCAAGGAGCATTTTGACTGAGGTAACTCCGACTTTGAGTAGCACTCCAACTCAGACCAATTTGTTGAGCTCAAGTAGTTTATCATCAGAATCTCAGCAAGGAGCCACAGACCAATCTTCTCCAAGCTCTCTTCTTGTTTCAAGCTTTCCAACACCTGCCGACCCATCTACAGCAAACACATTATCATTTGAAACCTCCAAAGTTACTTCAGTTTTGCTCATCTCAAGTTCATCACTAACAGATGCTTCTCAAGTAGCCTCATCTGTCTCctcttcaacagcaactTCATTGGAAACATCACAAGGAGGTCCAACTGCATCGTTTTCAAGTGTGTCATCACTGGAAACATCAGAAATAACTACACTGTCACATTCTTTGACTACCTCACTAATGGATGCTTCTCAAGTGACCTCATCTGTCTCctcttcaacagcaaccTCATTGGAAACATCAGAAACAACTACACTGTCACATTCTTTGGCTACCTCACTAACGGATGCTTCTCAAGGGACCTCATCTGTCTCctcttcaacagcaactTCATTAGAAACATCACAAGGAGGTCCAACTGCATCGTTTTCAAGTGTGTCATCACTGGAAACATCAGAAATAACTACACTGTCACATTCTTTGACTACCTCACTAATGGATGCTTCTCAAGTGACCTCATCTGTCTCctcttcaacagcaacctcattggaaaaatcagaaacaacTACACTGTCACATTCTTTGGCTACCTCACTAACGGATGCTTCTCAAGGGACCTCATCTGTCTCctcttcaacagcaactTCATTAGAAACATCACAAAGAGGTCCAACTGCATCGTTTTCAAGTGTGTCATCACTGGAAACATCAGAAATAACTACACTGTCACATTCTTTGACTACCTCACTAATGGATGCTTCTCAAGTGACCTCATCTGTCTCctcttcaacagcaacctcattggaaaaatcagaaacaacTACACTGTCACATTCTTTGGCTACCTCACTAACGGATGCTTCACAAGTGACCTCTTCTATTCCCTCTTCGGTGATGCCTTCATTGGAAACTTCTCGGGCTACTCGAAATTCACCATCTAAGACTTCATCTGTATCAACCCAGTGCAATACACTAAATGGAGCTCgttcaacttcttctccAGCTGGACGCTCGCAGGAGCATCCAGACTTGACGTCTTCGGGCGGCTCATCAATGCAATCTGCACATCCATCGCAAACATTAGTTTCATTAAGTGGTTTGTTAGTCGAAGCATCTCAATCTAATCAAGTTTCTCACACGACTTCAATTCCAGTGACGACAGGAGACTCATCCTCTGCAACAATTTCAACTACGTCTACATTAAATCCTACTTCTAAGCCAACAGAATCAGGTACTAAGACGTACTCGAACACCGAGCATAGTTCTTTTAGCGCCGAGACAGCTGGCGTCAACACTTCATTTGATCATCTATCTCTACAAATATCAAGTCAAAACGGATTAAATTACGAAACCACTACACTTGCATCACAAGTACACTCAACGAGTTCAGGTTTTAATCCATTAACTACATCTCATTCAATATCGAACCCAATTACTTCTCAATATGAAGGGTCGGCGGCTACTAAAAGGGTTGGCTCGCTATTCTTCTTATTCGCTGCAATTCCATTAGCATTCTTCTGA
- a CDS encoding uncharacterized protein (similar to Saccharomyces cerevisiae YFL040W; ancestral locus Anc_8.22) — protein MLKILGSPTYSVRKISAIVSISGFVMGMDISSLALFIGTEGFETIFEKPNPIEQGLLVGASPLGGLVGCLLYGILVRRIDRVTLFRLGAMIWIKGSILNVLAFNIWILAVSRWIKGLAAGLFSILLAAYIGEVVPKEKKGKSMAFVQLSFASSILVIYYVSVSLNYFQMQLAARLTWSLEMIPAVLLLVSTIWLPESPEWLILHGQYDKAEEIQNNLALQYNKENKNCSAKLLNKLDLALIYEECSSEFKFRDFIKENCCRQTIMGSVLQLLVQFSGINILMYYITFICDMIGLEGSARIASASIPYVINCFLSLLPITFLDHVRRKDITLAGSFPLGILMITIGTLMAVYGHQVEPINGNKSLIWAVDRNTGPLILGLCYLFIAIFSVTLSCGPWIYTNEILPPRSKAKALPICMSAGWLANFSLTLLAPTMMVSLKWGTFILLGAVTLLISIAILVLFPETKYLSRTEIDLLYAKNKVSKATKPERPKDQSSISSSDPESPDTSQHLTPIVIEDQRT, from the coding sequence ATGTTAAAAATACTAGGAAGCCCTACTTATAGTGtcagaaaaatatcagcaATCGTTTCAATATCGGGTTTTGTGATGGGAATGGATATCTCTTCTTTGGCTCTGTTCATTGGCACAGAAGGTTTCgaaacaatttttgaaaaaccGAATCCAATTGAGCAAGGACTTTTAGTTGGTGCCAGTCCCCTGGGAGGATTGGTCGGATGTCTATTGTATGGCATTCTTGTCCGAAGGATCGATAGAGTGACGCTATTTCGATTAGGTGCTATGATATGGATCAAAGGTTCGATATTGAATGTTTTAGCTTTCAATATTTGGATATTAGCTGTTTCTCGTTGGATCAAAGGGCTCGCGGCAGGACTGTTTTCGATTCTACTAGCTGCATATATTGGTGAAGTGGTgccaaaagagaaaaaaggaaaatcaaTGGCATTTGTACAGTTGTCATTTGCATCATCAATTTTAGTTATTTATTACGTGAGTGTTAGCTTGAATTATTTCCAGATGCAATTAGCCGCTAGGCTGACCTGGTCACTTGAAATGATTCCCGCTGTGCTCCTACTAGTTTCAACGATATGGTTACCAGAATCGCCAGAGTGGCTAATTTTGCATGGTCAATATGATAAGGCAGAGGAGATACAAAATAACCTAGCCCTTCAGTACAATAAAGAGAACAAAAACTGTTCCGCTAAACTATTGAATAAATTAGATTTGGCTCTCATTTATGAGGAATGCTCATCAGAATTTAAGTTCAGAGACTTCATTAAAGAGAACTGCTGCAGACAAACTATTATGGGATCGGTTTTACAACTTTTAGTGCAATTTAGTGGAATCAACATTTTGATGTACTACATTACCTTCATTTGTGACATGATCGGATTAGAAGGATCAGCTAGGATTGCGTCTGCATCGATTCCGTATGTCATTAACTGTTTTTTAAGCCTCCTACCTATTACTTTTCTTGACCATGttagaagaaaagacaTTACACTGGCTGGGAGTTTCCCCCTGGGCATTCTTATGATTACAATTGGTACCCTAATGGCAGTATACGGGCATCAAGTTGAGCCCATAAATGGTAACAAATCGTTAATTTGGGCGGTAGACAGAAACACCGGACCACTAATACTGGGCCTGTGCTATCTGTTCATAGCCATCTTTTCCGTGACACTGTCCTGTGGACCGTGGATATACACAAATGAAATACTGCCACCAAGGTCAAAGGCGAAGGCGTTGCCAATCTGCATGTCTGCTGGATGGCTGGCCAATTTCTCGCTGACGCTGCTAGCGCCTACGATGATGGTGTCTTTGAAGTGGGGCACCTTCATATTGCTTGGAGCAGTCACTCTGCTGATCAGCATAGCAATTCTAGTTCTGTTTCCTGAAACGAAGTATCTATCAAGAACTGAGATCGATTTACTTTACGCCAAAAACAAAGTGTCGAAGGCCACAAAGCCAGAGCGACCAAAAGACCAATCCAGCATTTCGTCTTCTGATCCAGAAAGCCCCGACACCTCCCAGCATCTCACCCCCATCGTAATTGAAGACCAGAGGACATAA
- the SPC3 gene encoding signal peptidase complex subunit SPC3 (similar to Saccharomyces cerevisiae SPC3 (YLR066W); ancestral locus Anc_8.21), whose amino-acid sequence MFSLSQRIQTLSNQALTFACFIFVFVIATSWLQLIQQHAFMTPSSIDNIKTSINLRTSRYYGSMNGKPKENSKILFDLNTDLSPLFNWNTKQVFVYLTGEYEGQLRPQTKSEVTYWDKIITKGDNAKLQLKNVRSKYAVWDLEEVFVGRELTFKLKWNIQPWIGPLIYGEANGNKTITITSGKPANVKNEKKSSA is encoded by the coding sequence ATGTTTTCACTATCCCAAAGAATCCAGACACTTTCGAATCAGGCACTTACATTTGCTTGTTTCATTTTCGTATTTGTCATAGCCACGTCATGGCTACAGCTCATACAGCAACATGCCTTCATGACGCCTTCCAGCATCGATAATATAAAAACTTCAATAAACCTTCGGACGAGCAGATACTACGGCTCGATGAATGGGAAACCGAaagaaaactcaaaaatacTCTTCGATTTGAATACTGATTTGTCAcctcttttcaattggaaTACGAAACAGGTATTTGTATATTTGACAGGGGAATATGAAGGTCAATTGAGGCCACAAACAAAGAGTGAGGTTACTTATTGGGATAAAATCATTACAAAGGGTGACAACGCCAAATtacagttgaaaaatgtcaGATCAAAGTATGCGGTGTGGGACCTGGAAGAAGTGTTTGTTGGGAGAGAGCTGacattcaaattgaaatggaATATACAGCCATGGATTGGTCCGTTGATATACGGAGAAGCAAATGGCAATAAGACAATTACTATTACGTCAGGAAAGCCTGCTAATGtgaaaaacgaaaagaaaTCTTCTGCTTAG